In the Bacteroidota bacterium genome, one interval contains:
- a CDS encoding OmpH family outer membrane protein: MTARKIIILLSFVFIGLSANAQRWAYVDTEYILQKLPKYREAQSQLDKMARDWQKEIDAEVRTLNKLKISLENERVLLTKDLIEERETQIDEKVREIEKLQQKRFGAEGDLITQRKQLVKPIQDQVFNAVQSIAKKKRYDAVFDKSSDLIMLYYNKKYDISDKVLEVIKGM; the protein is encoded by the coding sequence ATGACAGCAAGAAAAATTATTATCCTATTATCCTTTGTTTTTATTGGATTATCGGCCAATGCACAACGTTGGGCTTATGTGGATACAGAATATATTTTGCAAAAGTTACCTAAATATCGCGAAGCTCAAAGTCAGTTAGACAAGATGGCCCGTGATTGGCAAAAAGAAATAGATGCAGAAGTTCGTACCTTAAATAAATTAAAGATTAGTCTGGAGAACGAACGTGTTTTGCTTACAAAAGACCTTATCGAGGAAAGAGAAACCCAAATTGATGAAAAGGTACGGGAGATTGAAAAATTGCAGCAAAAAAGATTTGGGGCAGAGGGAGATTTGATAACTCAGCGAAAGCAATTGGTAAAGCCTATACAGGATCAGGTGTTTAATGCTGTTCAAAGCATAGCTAAAAAGAAACGTTATGATGCTGTGTTCGATAAGTCCAGCGACCTGATAATGTTATATTACAATAAGAAGTACGATATTAGTGATAAAGTTCTTGAGGTAATAAAGGGTATGTAA